A portion of the Aythya fuligula isolate bAytFul2 chromosome 10, bAytFul2.pri, whole genome shotgun sequence genome contains these proteins:
- the LOC116493229 gene encoding cytochrome b561 domain-containing protein 2 isoform X1 produces MSLPAEGEPRLLRSLRAAAAAAAHAASLGLPAGVAALARPGSSLFSWHPLLMALAVSGGRRGRARGAPQGPAEPPSLPPPRRSPPQFSLLLTQALLVFSPEASPLRSLSRKAKVRAHWALQVLALLCALLGLALVAYHKELQGKGHFHTWHGRAGLLAVLYASGQSLGGLLLLYPKLARGWPPGKLRLYHATAGLVGYLLGCASLVLGMCSLWFTAAVSGAAWYLAVLCPLLSSLVVMNQVSNAYLYRKRSQH; encoded by the exons ATGTCGCTGCCGGCCGAGGGGGAGCCGCGGCTCCTCCGCTCCctgcgcgccgccgccgccgccgccgctcacGCCGCGTCCCTGGGGCTGCCCGCGGGGGTGGCCGCGCTGGCCCGGCCGGGCTCCA GCCTCTTCTCCTGGCACCCGCTGCTGATGGCGCTGGCGGTGAgtggggggcggcggggccgggcccggggggcGCCTCAGGGCCCCGCTgagcctccctccctcccccctccccgccgctcccctcCTCAGTTCTCGCTGCTGCTGACCCAGGCGCTCTTGGTCTTCTCGCCCGAGGCCTCCCCGCTGCGCTCGCTGTCCCGCAAGGCCAAGGTGCGGGCGCACTGGGCCCTGCAGGTGCTGGCGCTGCTGTGcgcgctgctggggctggcgcTGGTGGCGTACCacaaggagctgcagggcaAGGGGCACTTCCACACCTGGCACGGCCGCGCCGGGCTGCTGGCGGTGCTGTACGCCAGCGGGCAGAGCCTCggcgggctgctgctgctctaccCGAAGCTGGCGAGGGGCTGGCCGCCGGGGAAACTGAGGTTGTACCACGCCACGGCGGGGCTGGTGGGCTACCTGCTGGGCTGCgccagcctggtgctgggcatGTGCTCGCTCTGGTTCACCGCCGCCGTCAGCGGCGCCGCCTGGTACCTGGCCGTGCTCTGCCCGCTCCTCAGCAGCCTGGTGGTGATGAACCAGGTGAGCAACGCCTACCTGTACCGCAAGCGGAGCCAGCACTGA
- the TMEM115 gene encoding transmembrane protein 115, with protein MRRFVPVSRQQLARALGGSSVVVKALSGAVVLLYALSFGLDTASGLAVTPGLLLPPGCRLWTLLTHGLVERRAAGVALSLGTVAAAGRLLEPLWGALELLLFYAAVNAAVGLLGACAYCLAYAATFRLAYLFEVRIHGAPGFLAGVLVALKQTMGDSTVLRVPQVRVKAAPTLLLLLLAGLRLAALVESAALVSYGFGLLSSWVYLRFYQRHSRGRGDMSDHFAFATFFPEILQPAVGLAANLVYGLLVKVRLCRKTVKRYDVGAPSSITISLPGTDPQDAERRRQLALKALNERLKRVEDQTAWPSMEDEEEEVVVKSEGPLPTESTAAGKAAGHESSLISFEDAPSQP; from the exons ATGCGGCGCTTCGTGCCGGTCTCCCGGCAGCAGCTGGCCCGGGCGCTGGGCGGCAGCAGCGTGGTGGTGAAGGCGCTGAGCGGCGCCGTGGTGCTGCTGTACGCGCTGTCCTTCGGCCTGGACACGGCCTCGGGGCTGGCGGTgaccccggggctgctgctgccgcccggCTGCCGCCTGTGGACGCTGCTGACCCACGGGCTGGTGGAGCGGCGGGCGGCCGGCGTGGCGCTCAGCCTGGGCACGGtggcggcggccgggcggcTGCTGGAGCCGCTGTGGGGGgcgctggagctgctgctgttctacGCCGCCGTCAACGCGgccgtggggctgctgggggcctGCGCCTACTGCCTGGCCTACGCCGCCACCTTCCGCCTGGCCTACCTGTTCGAGGTGCGCATCCACGGCGCGCCCGGCTTCCTGGCGGGGGTGCTGGTGGCGCTGAAGCAGACGATGGGCGACAGCACGGTGCTGCGGGTGCCGCAGGTGAGGGTGAAGGCGGCgcccacgctgctgctgctgctgctggccgggCTGCGGCTGGCCGCCCTGGTGGAGAGCGCCGCGCTGGTGTCCTACGGCTTCGGGCTGCTGTCCAGCTGGGTCTACCTGCGCTTCTACCAGCGGCACAGCCGGGGCCGCGGGGATATGTCCGACCACTTCGCCTTCGCCACCTTCTTCCCCGAGATCCTGCAGCCCGCCGTGGGGCTGGCGGCCAACCTGGTGTACGGGCTGCTGGTCAAGGTGAGGCTCTGCCGGAAGACGGTGAAGCGCTACGACGTGGGCGCCCCCTCCTCCATCACCATCAGCCTGCCGGGAACGGACCCCCAGGACGCCGAGAGGAGAAG GCAGCTGGCCCTGAAGGCGCTGAACGAGCGGCTGAAGCGCGTGGAGGACCAGACGGCGTGGCCCAGCatggaggacgaggaggaggaggtggtggtgaaGAGCGAGGGCCCGCTGCCCACCGAATCCACCGCGGCGGGGAAGGCGGCCGGCCACGAGAGCAGCCTGATCAGCTTTGAGGACGCCCCGTCCCAGCCGTGA
- the LOC116493229 gene encoding cytochrome b561 domain-containing protein 2 isoform X2: MSLPAEGEPRLLRSLRAAAAAAAHAASLGLPAGVAALARPGSSLFSWHPLLMALAFSLLLTQALLVFSPEASPLRSLSRKAKVRAHWALQVLALLCALLGLALVAYHKELQGKGHFHTWHGRAGLLAVLYASGQSLGGLLLLYPKLARGWPPGKLRLYHATAGLVGYLLGCASLVLGMCSLWFTAAVSGAAWYLAVLCPLLSSLVVMNQVSNAYLYRKRSQH, encoded by the exons ATGTCGCTGCCGGCCGAGGGGGAGCCGCGGCTCCTCCGCTCCctgcgcgccgccgccgccgccgccgctcacGCCGCGTCCCTGGGGCTGCCCGCGGGGGTGGCCGCGCTGGCCCGGCCGGGCTCCA GCCTCTTCTCCTGGCACCCGCTGCTGATGGCGCTGGCG TTCTCGCTGCTGCTGACCCAGGCGCTCTTGGTCTTCTCGCCCGAGGCCTCCCCGCTGCGCTCGCTGTCCCGCAAGGCCAAGGTGCGGGCGCACTGGGCCCTGCAGGTGCTGGCGCTGCTGTGcgcgctgctggggctggcgcTGGTGGCGTACCacaaggagctgcagggcaAGGGGCACTTCCACACCTGGCACGGCCGCGCCGGGCTGCTGGCGGTGCTGTACGCCAGCGGGCAGAGCCTCggcgggctgctgctgctctaccCGAAGCTGGCGAGGGGCTGGCCGCCGGGGAAACTGAGGTTGTACCACGCCACGGCGGGGCTGGTGGGCTACCTGCTGGGCTGCgccagcctggtgctgggcatGTGCTCGCTCTGGTTCACCGCCGCCGTCAGCGGCGCCGCCTGGTACCTGGCCGTGCTCTGCCCGCTCCTCAGCAGCCTGGTGGTGATGAACCAGGTGAGCAACGCCTACCTGTACCGCAAGCGGAGCCAGCACTGA